In the genome of Monodelphis domestica isolate mMonDom1 chromosome 2, mMonDom1.pri, whole genome shotgun sequence, one region contains:
- the FUT9 gene encoding 4-galactosyl-N-acetylglucosaminide 3-alpha-L-fucosyltransferase 9 isoform X1 produces the protein MSQETVNPFEENSHLQKKKIMTSTSKGIFRPFLITCIILGCFMACLLIYIKPTNSWIFGPIETSSSVLKMKNFFSSKTDDLNETIILIWVWPFGQTFDLSSCQPMFNIHGCHLTTDRALYNKSHAVLIHHRDISWDLTNLPQQARPPFQKWIWMNLESPTHTPQKSGIEHLFNLTLTYRRDSDIQVPYGSMKVSTNSLVFEVPSKKKLVCWVVSNWNPEHARVKYYSELSKSIEINTYGQAFGEYLNDKNLIPTISSCKFYLSFENSIHKDYITEKLYNALLAGTVPVVLGPSRENYENFIPGDSFIHVEDYSSASELAKYLKELDRNDKLYLSYFNWRKTFTVNLPRFWETHACLACDHVKRHQEYKSVGNLEKWFWN, from the exons ATGagccaggaaactgtgaacccttttgaggagaattcacacctccagaag aaaaaaattatgacatCAACATCCAAAGGAATTTTTCGCCCATTTTTAATCACCTGCATTATCCTGGGGTGTTTTATGGCATGCCTGCTCATTTACATCAAGCCTACCAACAGTTGGATCTTTGGCCCCATAGAGACAAGCAGCTCTGtactgaaaatgaaaaatttctttTCCAGCAAAACTGATGATTTGAATGAAACCATCATATTGATTTGGGTATGGCCTTTTGGACAGACATTTGACCTTTCCTCCTGTCAACCAATGTTTAACATCCATGGGTGTCATCTCACCACAGATCGAGCGCTTTACAACAAATCCCATGCTGTTCTGATTCATCATCGAGACATCAGTTGGGATCTAACTAATTTACCCCAGCAGGCTAGACCACCATTCCAGAAGTGGATTTGGATGAACTTGGAATCTCCTACCCACACACCGCAGAAGAGTGGCATTGAACACCTCTTCAATCTAACTCTGACTTATCGCCGAGACTCAGATATACAAGTGCCTTACGGCTCCATGAAGGTCAGCACAAATTCTCTTGTGTTTGAAGTGCCAAGCAAGAAGAAGCTGGTGTGCTGGGTTGTCAGTAACTGGAATCCTGAGCATGCAAGAGTCAAATATTACAGCGAGCTAAGCAAAAGCATTGAAATTAATACCTACGGACAAGCATTTGGAGAGTATCTGAATGATAAAAATTTGATTCCTACCATATCTTCTTGTAAGTTTTACCTTTCCTTTGAAAATTCGATCCACAAAGATTACATCACGGAAAAACTCTACAATGCCCTTCTGGCTGGTACAGTCCCTGTCGTTCTAGGTCCATCAAGGGAAAACTATGAGAATTTTATTCCGGGAGACTCTTTCATTCATGTTGAAGATTATAGTTCTGCCAGTGAGCTAGCCAAATATCTTAAGGAGCTAGACAGAAATGATAAGCTCTATCTCAGTTACTTTAACTGGAGGAAGACCTTCACAGTGAATCTGCCACGGTTCTGGGAAACACACGCATGCTTAGCTTGCGACCACGTGAAGAGACACCAAGAATACAAGTCCGTTGGCAATCTAGAGAAATGGTTTTGGAATTAA
- the FUT9 gene encoding 4-galactosyl-N-acetylglucosaminide 3-alpha-L-fucosyltransferase 9 isoform X3, protein MTSTSKGIFRPFLITCIILGCFMACLLIYIKPTNSWIFGPIETSSSVLKMKNFFSSKTDDLNETIILIWVWPFGQTFDLSSCQPMFNIHGCHLTTDRALYNKSHAVLIHHRDISWDLTNLPQQARPPFQKWIWMNLESPTHTPQKSGIEHLFNLTLTYRRDSDIQVPYGSMKVSTNSLVFEVPSKKKLVCWVVSNWNPEHARVKYYSELSKSIEINTYGQAFGEYLNDKNLIPTISSCKFYLSFENSIHKDYITEKLYNALLAGTVPVVLGPSRENYENFIPGDSFIHVEDYSSASELAKYLKELDRNDKLYLSYFNWRKTFTVNLPRFWETHACLACDHVKRHQEYKSVGNLEKWFWN, encoded by the coding sequence atgacatCAACATCCAAAGGAATTTTTCGCCCATTTTTAATCACCTGCATTATCCTGGGGTGTTTTATGGCATGCCTGCTCATTTACATCAAGCCTACCAACAGTTGGATCTTTGGCCCCATAGAGACAAGCAGCTCTGtactgaaaatgaaaaatttctttTCCAGCAAAACTGATGATTTGAATGAAACCATCATATTGATTTGGGTATGGCCTTTTGGACAGACATTTGACCTTTCCTCCTGTCAACCAATGTTTAACATCCATGGGTGTCATCTCACCACAGATCGAGCGCTTTACAACAAATCCCATGCTGTTCTGATTCATCATCGAGACATCAGTTGGGATCTAACTAATTTACCCCAGCAGGCTAGACCACCATTCCAGAAGTGGATTTGGATGAACTTGGAATCTCCTACCCACACACCGCAGAAGAGTGGCATTGAACACCTCTTCAATCTAACTCTGACTTATCGCCGAGACTCAGATATACAAGTGCCTTACGGCTCCATGAAGGTCAGCACAAATTCTCTTGTGTTTGAAGTGCCAAGCAAGAAGAAGCTGGTGTGCTGGGTTGTCAGTAACTGGAATCCTGAGCATGCAAGAGTCAAATATTACAGCGAGCTAAGCAAAAGCATTGAAATTAATACCTACGGACAAGCATTTGGAGAGTATCTGAATGATAAAAATTTGATTCCTACCATATCTTCTTGTAAGTTTTACCTTTCCTTTGAAAATTCGATCCACAAAGATTACATCACGGAAAAACTCTACAATGCCCTTCTGGCTGGTACAGTCCCTGTCGTTCTAGGTCCATCAAGGGAAAACTATGAGAATTTTATTCCGGGAGACTCTTTCATTCATGTTGAAGATTATAGTTCTGCCAGTGAGCTAGCCAAATATCTTAAGGAGCTAGACAGAAATGATAAGCTCTATCTCAGTTACTTTAACTGGAGGAAGACCTTCACAGTGAATCTGCCACGGTTCTGGGAAACACACGCATGCTTAGCTTGCGACCACGTGAAGAGACACCAAGAATACAAGTCCGTTGGCAATCTAGAGAAATGGTTTTGGAATTAA
- the FUT9 gene encoding 4-galactosyl-N-acetylglucosaminide 3-alpha-L-fucosyltransferase 9 isoform X2 yields the protein MVFLQYTLYDKKIMTSTSKGIFRPFLITCIILGCFMACLLIYIKPTNSWIFGPIETSSSVLKMKNFFSSKTDDLNETIILIWVWPFGQTFDLSSCQPMFNIHGCHLTTDRALYNKSHAVLIHHRDISWDLTNLPQQARPPFQKWIWMNLESPTHTPQKSGIEHLFNLTLTYRRDSDIQVPYGSMKVSTNSLVFEVPSKKKLVCWVVSNWNPEHARVKYYSELSKSIEINTYGQAFGEYLNDKNLIPTISSCKFYLSFENSIHKDYITEKLYNALLAGTVPVVLGPSRENYENFIPGDSFIHVEDYSSASELAKYLKELDRNDKLYLSYFNWRKTFTVNLPRFWETHACLACDHVKRHQEYKSVGNLEKWFWN from the coding sequence aaaaaaattatgacatCAACATCCAAAGGAATTTTTCGCCCATTTTTAATCACCTGCATTATCCTGGGGTGTTTTATGGCATGCCTGCTCATTTACATCAAGCCTACCAACAGTTGGATCTTTGGCCCCATAGAGACAAGCAGCTCTGtactgaaaatgaaaaatttctttTCCAGCAAAACTGATGATTTGAATGAAACCATCATATTGATTTGGGTATGGCCTTTTGGACAGACATTTGACCTTTCCTCCTGTCAACCAATGTTTAACATCCATGGGTGTCATCTCACCACAGATCGAGCGCTTTACAACAAATCCCATGCTGTTCTGATTCATCATCGAGACATCAGTTGGGATCTAACTAATTTACCCCAGCAGGCTAGACCACCATTCCAGAAGTGGATTTGGATGAACTTGGAATCTCCTACCCACACACCGCAGAAGAGTGGCATTGAACACCTCTTCAATCTAACTCTGACTTATCGCCGAGACTCAGATATACAAGTGCCTTACGGCTCCATGAAGGTCAGCACAAATTCTCTTGTGTTTGAAGTGCCAAGCAAGAAGAAGCTGGTGTGCTGGGTTGTCAGTAACTGGAATCCTGAGCATGCAAGAGTCAAATATTACAGCGAGCTAAGCAAAAGCATTGAAATTAATACCTACGGACAAGCATTTGGAGAGTATCTGAATGATAAAAATTTGATTCCTACCATATCTTCTTGTAAGTTTTACCTTTCCTTTGAAAATTCGATCCACAAAGATTACATCACGGAAAAACTCTACAATGCCCTTCTGGCTGGTACAGTCCCTGTCGTTCTAGGTCCATCAAGGGAAAACTATGAGAATTTTATTCCGGGAGACTCTTTCATTCATGTTGAAGATTATAGTTCTGCCAGTGAGCTAGCCAAATATCTTAAGGAGCTAGACAGAAATGATAAGCTCTATCTCAGTTACTTTAACTGGAGGAAGACCTTCACAGTGAATCTGCCACGGTTCTGGGAAACACACGCATGCTTAGCTTGCGACCACGTGAAGAGACACCAAGAATACAAGTCCGTTGGCAATCTAGAGAAATGGTTTTGGAATTAA